One part of the Armatimonadota bacterium genome encodes these proteins:
- a CDS encoding hydantoinase/oxoprolinase family protein, translating into MKRLGVDTGGTFTDIVAVDGDEVRLLKTPSTPSNPAQAVAEGVRLSGVDMPYELLHGTTVATNAVLQQKGAKTAFVTTKGFGDLLRIGRQTRRRIYDLRAEGPPCLIPTDLVFEAEERIEQRALTAFDGIAGLEKAARKWADQGVESVAVCFINSPFDPRLERLAGQILGDRFYASLSIDVSPEYREYERASTTVLNAYVGPMMRPYLSSLSGSRVLIMRSDGGLMSAERAARLPALTLLSGPAAGVVGARAVGQSCGFEKLLTLDMGGTSTDVSLIDGDYGRSYSGEIDGLPFRLPRIDIETIGAGGGSIARLDPGGALRVGPESAGTEPGPACYGNGGPPTVTDACLVLGWILPDLFGYQGAKLDILAASDAIGGIARGLGLSVSESAQAIVELAREKMARALRWVSAAKGYDPAEFSLLPFGGGGGLHACALCERLGMKRFLVPTAPGLLSAWGLLLADVAHEETANILHQDRRPERPGDIDPKAVEERFLDLRYVGQSYEITVPENGAERSFHERHRQLYGFADESKPIQAVNRRVRWTVKPATAATTIPVAPVRYASGEIHAWLDGVRMRLPVVPRSDFRQELLGPALVVQHDSTTLIEPGWRATILNGGEMLVEMV; encoded by the coding sequence ATGAAGAGACTGGGGGTCGATACCGGCGGCACCTTTACGGACATTGTGGCCGTCGATGGGGATGAAGTTCGGCTGCTCAAGACGCCTTCTACGCCGTCGAATCCCGCCCAGGCGGTTGCAGAAGGCGTTCGGCTGTCTGGAGTCGACATGCCGTATGAACTTCTGCACGGCACCACGGTCGCTACGAACGCTGTTCTACAACAAAAGGGCGCAAAGACGGCCTTTGTAACCACGAAAGGGTTTGGCGACCTGCTAAGGATCGGACGGCAGACGAGGCGGCGCATTTATGACCTGCGCGCCGAGGGACCGCCTTGCTTGATACCAACCGATTTAGTTTTCGAAGCAGAAGAGCGAATAGAGCAGCGCGCTCTTACGGCGTTCGATGGGATAGCCGGACTGGAAAAGGCCGCTCGAAAATGGGCGGATCAGGGCGTCGAGTCGGTCGCGGTCTGCTTTATCAACTCGCCGTTCGATCCCAGGCTGGAGCGATTGGCCGGGCAGATACTGGGCGATCGCTTCTATGCGTCTCTGTCGATCGATGTCTCGCCCGAGTATCGCGAGTATGAGCGGGCATCGACCACGGTCTTGAACGCCTACGTGGGACCAATGATGCGGCCCTACCTCAGTTCGCTAAGTGGGTCCCGGGTCTTGATAATGCGTTCGGACGGCGGCTTGATGTCGGCGGAACGGGCGGCGAGACTGCCTGCGTTGACGCTGTTGTCGGGCCCGGCGGCGGGCGTTGTCGGAGCGCGCGCCGTCGGGCAGTCATGCGGTTTTGAGAAGTTGCTGACCTTGGATATGGGCGGCACCTCGACCGACGTTTCTCTCATCGATGGGGACTATGGTCGGTCGTATTCAGGGGAGATCGACGGGCTGCCGTTTCGCCTGCCAAGGATCGATATCGAGACGATTGGGGCGGGCGGAGGATCGATCGCGCGATTGGATCCGGGAGGGGCGCTTCGCGTTGGGCCCGAGAGCGCGGGCACCGAGCCTGGCCCGGCCTGCTATGGCAATGGCGGCCCGCCGACCGTAACGGACGCATGCCTCGTGCTGGGTTGGATATTGCCCGATTTGTTCGGGTATCAAGGTGCAAAGTTGGACATTTTAGCAGCAAGCGACGCAATCGGCGGCATTGCGCGCGGGCTGGGATTGAGCGTTTCAGAATCTGCGCAGGCTATCGTCGAGTTGGCGCGAGAGAAGATGGCGAGGGCGCTGCGGTGGGTCTCGGCGGCCAAAGGATACGATCCGGCGGAGTTTTCGCTATTGCCGTTTGGCGGGGGCGGCGGGCTTCATGCGTGCGCTCTGTGCGAGCGGCTCGGCATGAAGCGCTTTTTGGTCCCCACCGCTCCCGGTCTGCTTTCGGCTTGGGGATTGCTGCTTGCAGACGTTGCGCACGAAGAGACGGCGAACATCTTGCACCAAGACCGGCGGCCCGAGCGACCAGGCGACATCGATCCAAAGGCTGTCGAAGAGCGATTCCTCGATCTGCGCTATGTAGGGCAGTCGTACGAGATCACGGTTCCCGAGAACGGCGCCGAGAGGTCGTTTCATGAGCGGCATCGGCAGTTGTACGGCTTTGCGGACGAAAGCAAGCCGATTCAGGCGGTCAATCGCCGCGTTCGGTGGACGGTGAAGCCTGCTACAGCTGCGACGACCATACCCGTAGCGCCAGTGCGATATGCAAGCGGGGAGATACACGCATGGCTAGATGGGGTTCGGATGCGGCTGCCTGTAGTTCCTCGGTCTGACTTTCGGCAAGAGTTATTGGGCCCGGCGCTGGTCGTTCAGCACGACTCAACGACACTGATCGAGCCGGGCTGGCGCGCGACCATATTGAACGGCGGCGAGATGCTGGTCGAGATGGTGTGA
- a CDS encoding VWA domain-containing protein, translating into MKIALAIAIAFASYVAAAQGLLIETDEIPQRDHQGYTIREHHVRIAIKDGTAETTVEQLFQNNGPRPIMADYMFPLPDGAAVSNFSMSFGDRKIEAKLLNAAEARRIFESIVRRRQDPALLEFAGRSVLRARVFPIPAGESRRITVTYSQTLRRDAGIDVFDLALRPLRGVQKPIESLTIDADVRTTNPITTVYCPSHAEAIVRRTSDYAATVTLRASQTLPERDFQLYIGSSAKAFDARVIQHRDRGDGYFLLLLGAGKQAPTDAMPKQVMFVLDRTGSMSGEKLRQAKQAFKYCLESLRERDRFNLIYFNEQPTVVFESLVAANSDNVRRAIEEVDKLDARGGTNIHDSLSTAFERFPIDRMRAFRAVVFLTDGLPTVGETAITKILDRVRSLNQSKVVRLFCFGVGYDVNVPLLDKLAEQNGGTTEYVRPDENIESKLGEFSDRIQAPALMGVELRGEGMYDVYPPLPVDLFHGQQLVLAGRYRTTGRLTIEGQSSEGRVALTVDLRSDATGGDYAPRLWAMRKVGYLMDEWRLNKNPEVEAEILRLAKEHGIVTPFTSFLIDDDMIAWDGRAPREDVKLRFRSTNEAAQRDDGEGSVRASQNAYGLKGAGGGGSVQQKIAAGESVTHYNEQLGYDAPATLADKAQAKMRNVGGKTFYLQNDVWTDSQLDNGAKTIVIQPFSQAHFDLIERRPSLRQYATVGDKAIIQLPKAAVKFDRNGKTKLSAEEWKLIGEEPKDGKKAGESTALSLGWASLPLALLGLLVYAVKKR; encoded by the coding sequence ATGAAGATTGCGCTTGCCATTGCGATAGCATTCGCTTCCTACGTTGCGGCCGCCCAAGGCCTGCTGATCGAGACCGACGAGATCCCACAACGAGACCACCAAGGCTATACTATTCGAGAGCATCACGTTCGGATAGCCATCAAGGACGGCACGGCCGAGACCACCGTCGAGCAGCTGTTCCAGAACAACGGCCCGCGCCCGATCATGGCTGATTATATGTTCCCGCTGCCAGACGGCGCGGCGGTCAGCAACTTCTCAATGTCGTTCGGCGATCGCAAGATCGAAGCCAAGCTGCTGAACGCCGCCGAAGCCAGGCGCATTTTCGAGAGCATCGTCCGCCGCCGACAAGACCCCGCTCTGTTGGAGTTTGCCGGTCGATCGGTGCTCCGCGCCCGAGTTTTTCCCATCCCCGCGGGCGAATCCCGGAGAATCACCGTTACCTATTCGCAGACATTGCGCCGCGATGCGGGCATCGATGTCTTCGATCTCGCGCTGCGCCCTCTGCGCGGCGTCCAGAAGCCCATCGAAAGCCTCACCATCGATGCCGATGTGCGCACCACCAACCCGATCACAACGGTTTACTGCCCTTCTCACGCAGAAGCAATCGTCAGGCGCACATCAGATTATGCAGCGACCGTAACGCTGCGCGCAAGCCAGACGCTCCCAGAGCGAGACTTTCAACTTTACATCGGCTCATCTGCCAAAGCATTTGACGCGCGCGTCATCCAACATCGCGATCGAGGCGACGGCTACTTTTTACTGCTCTTGGGCGCAGGCAAGCAAGCCCCGACCGATGCTATGCCCAAACAGGTGATGTTTGTGCTGGACCGTACCGGCAGCATGAGCGGCGAGAAGCTCCGCCAGGCCAAACAAGCCTTTAAGTACTGCCTAGAATCGCTCCGCGAGAGAGACCGCTTCAACCTTATCTACTTTAACGAGCAACCGACCGTGGTCTTCGAGAGCCTCGTCGCGGCGAACTCGGACAACGTGCGGCGCGCGATCGAGGAAGTGGATAAGTTGGATGCCCGAGGCGGCACCAACATTCACGATTCTCTCTCCACCGCGTTCGAACGCTTTCCGATCGACCGAATGCGCGCGTTCCGTGCTGTCGTCTTCCTCACCGATGGTTTGCCGACGGTCGGCGAAACTGCAATAACCAAGATCCTCGACCGTGTCCGCTCGCTCAATCAAAGCAAGGTCGTTCGCCTCTTTTGCTTTGGCGTTGGATACGACGTGAACGTGCCCCTGCTGGACAAGCTGGCCGAGCAGAACGGCGGCACGACCGAGTATGTTCGCCCGGACGAGAACATCGAATCCAAGTTAGGCGAGTTTAGCGATCGAATTCAAGCCCCTGCGCTTATGGGGGTCGAGCTTCGCGGCGAGGGCATGTACGATGTCTATCCCCCGCTTCCGGTCGATCTCTTCCATGGCCAACAGCTCGTCCTAGCGGGCCGATACCGCACGACCGGACGACTAACCATCGAAGGTCAGTCCTCCGAAGGTCGCGTTGCGCTGACTGTCGATCTCCGATCAGATGCGACTGGAGGCGACTATGCGCCTCGGCTCTGGGCGATGCGAAAAGTGGGCTACTTGATGGACGAGTGGCGACTGAACAAGAATCCAGAAGTGGAGGCCGAGATCTTGCGCCTCGCCAAGGAGCACGGGATCGTAACGCCCTTCACCTCCTTCCTGATCGATGACGACATGATCGCGTGGGACGGCAGGGCGCCTCGAGAAGACGTCAAACTCAGGTTTAGATCGACCAACGAGGCGGCCCAACGAGACGACGGCGAAGGGTCCGTGCGCGCATCCCAAAACGCCTATGGCCTGAAGGGCGCCGGCGGAGGCGGAAGCGTCCAGCAAAAGATCGCAGCCGGCGAATCGGTAACACACTACAACGAGCAGCTCGGCTACGATGCGCCTGCAACTTTGGCAGACAAGGCGCAGGCCAAGATGCGCAATGTAGGCGGCAAGACTTTCTATCTGCAGAACGATGTCTGGACCGACAGCCAGCTGGACAACGGCGCTAAGACCATCGTCATCCAGCCCTTTAGCCAGGCGCACTTCGACCTGATAGAAAGACGACCCTCCTTGCGCCAATACGCGACGGTGGGCGACAAGGCGATCATTCAGCTGCCCAAGGCTGCCGTCAAGTTCGACCGCAACGGCAAAACGAAGCTCTCTGCCGAAGAGTGGAAGCTGATCGGCGAAGAGCCAAAAGACGGCAAAAAAGCAGGCGAGTCGACCGCTCTGAGCCTCGGCTGGGCCTCCCTGCCCCTCGCTCTGTTAGGCTTGCTCGTCTACGCCGTCAAAAAGAGATAG
- a CDS encoding cold-shock protein, translating to MQTGRVKWFNDAKGFGFIVADDGQEVFVHYSAIVGAGHKSLHEGQEVEFEATNGPKGLQAKEVSPKS from the coding sequence ATGCAAACCGGACGCGTTAAGTGGTTTAACGATGCAAAAGGCTTTGGCTTTATCGTGGCCGATGACGGACAAGAGGTCTTCGTCCATTATTCTGCGATCGTCGGTGCAGGACACAAGTCGTTGCACGAAGGGCAAGAAGTCGAGTTTGAGGCGACGAACGGCCCCAAGGGACTTCAGGCTAAAGAAGTCAGCCCGAAGTCCTAA